The Nitrososphaerota archaeon genome includes a region encoding these proteins:
- a CDS encoding cytochrome b N-terminal domain-containing protein codes for MLPRVDVPIHATNPIYCLGGITFLAFIIQGITGMLISVYYKPSLEMVAGTSQTEAYNSVVYIMTQIRYGSLIRSLHVYSANLMILTALLHMFRVFFTGGYKAPRELNWVAGLLLGMITLTFGFTGYLLPWTDMSRGATTIGLGMVKSVPALGDILGSILSGTTDGDTLKRFFAFHTLILPAVFAILLLAHFYMVKRHGISGPL; via the coding sequence ATGCTCCCACGAGTTGACGTGCCAATTCACGCAACCAATCCAATTTACTGTTTAGGCGGTATTACCTTTCTCGCCTTTATTATCCAAGGTATAACGGGTATGCTGATTTCAGTCTATTACAAGCCTTCTCTGGAAATGGTTGCAGGAACCTCGCAAACCGAGGCTTACAACAGCGTAGTGTATATTATGACGCAGATAAGATACGGCTCGCTAATTCGCAGTCTACATGTCTATTCTGCGAATCTCATGATTTTAACAGCACTTCTGCATATGTTCAGAGTTTTTTTCACAGGAGGTTACAAGGCACCTAGGGAGCTAAACTGGGTTGCTGGTCTTCTTCTGGGTATGATAACCTTGACTTTCGGTTTCACCGGTTACCTGTTACCTTGGACCGACATGTCGAGAGGTGCAACAACAATAGGGTTAGGTATGGTGAAATCGGTTCCGGCACTGGGGGATATACTCGGTTCGATTCTGTCGGGTACGACGGACGGGGATACGCTTAAGCGTTTCTTCGCTTTCCACACGTTAATTCTCCCTGCAGTTTTTGCTATCCTGCTTTTGGCTCATTTCTACATGGTGAAACGGCACGGTATCTCTGGTCCACTATAG
- a CDS encoding ubiquinol-cytochrome c reductase iron-sulfur subunit, producing the protein MSITRRGVVKAIVLLSTALTVAPFGTLYKYLSLPVPIIKLTRTKIANKKDVPLGEGIRFNFPTKDRPAILIHLKPGEYKYGDYRQGSQVKAINADEFVAYDGICTHLGCPANWNSSEKDSPCPCHGAAYSPIDGSVLRGPPPRPIPKVKIEIDSGGDIYAIGYESGLPLFGLENVKFENMK; encoded by the coding sequence ATGAGTATAACTCGGCGAGGCGTCGTCAAAGCAATTGTACTACTATCTACAGCATTAACTGTCGCCCCATTCGGCACCCTTTACAAATATCTGAGCTTACCCGTTCCGATAATTAAGCTGACAAGAACCAAGATTGCCAATAAAAAAGATGTCCCACTAGGCGAGGGGATCAGATTCAACTTCCCAACTAAAGACAGACCCGCAATCCTGATACATCTTAAGCCTGGAGAATACAAATACGGAGATTATCGACAGGGAAGCCAAGTTAAAGCCATAAACGCCGATGAATTTGTAGCCTACGACGGTATTTGCACCCATCTTGGATGCCCCGCGAACTGGAATAGCTCCGAAAAGGATTCACCCTGCCCCTGCCATGGTGCTGCGTACTCCCCAATTGACGGCTCAGTCTTGAGAGGCCCTCCACCTCGCCCTATTCCTAAAGTAAAGATAGAAATAGATTCAGGAGGCGATATCTACGCAATTGGCTATGAAAGCGGACTCCCACTCTTCGGACTAGAAAACGTCAAATTTGAGAACATGAAATAA
- the ccsA gene encoding cytochrome c biogenesis protein CcsA — MPRLPEIPILIVALALYVVGLYTALIWAPVELTLGESYRVFYLHVPAAWVSYLALGLSLIGSIAYLKTRKTKFDLLAEVTAVLGVLFASLTLVLGSIWANVAWGTYWNWDPRETTTLVLWISYAGYLALRTSIENVGKRAVIPAIYNIFAFSTVPLSYISVVYWQTLHPRIIDTSQGLKLSITPEMVTTLMVNLLAATLLFIYLVNVLYKLRRSERILEEYEELTWR, encoded by the coding sequence TTGCCCAGGCTCCCTGAAATACCGATATTAATCGTAGCTCTTGCACTGTATGTGGTTGGGCTCTACACGGCGCTAATCTGGGCGCCGGTTGAGTTGACGCTCGGCGAAAGTTACCGAGTGTTCTATCTTCACGTCCCAGCCGCATGGGTCTCTTACCTTGCGCTAGGCCTGTCACTTATCGGAAGCATCGCCTACCTGAAGACTAGGAAGACCAAGTTTGACCTTTTAGCTGAAGTAACAGCGGTCTTAGGTGTCCTTTTTGCAAGCCTCACTCTCGTCCTAGGCTCAATCTGGGCCAATGTAGCATGGGGAACCTACTGGAACTGGGATCCTAGGGAGACAACCACACTGGTGCTGTGGATATCCTACGCAGGCTATCTAGCGCTCCGCACATCGATTGAAAACGTAGGTAAGCGAGCAGTGATACCGGCCATCTACAATATCTTCGCCTTTTCAACGGTACCGCTTAGCTACATATCAGTTGTCTACTGGCAGACACTTCATCCACGAATCATAGACACCAGTCAAGGATTGAAGTTATCGATTACTCCCGAGATGGTCACCACACTGATGGTGAACTTGTTGGCCGCAACCCTTCTATTCATTTACCTTGTTAATGTTCTATACAAGCTTCGACGTTCTGAAAGAATACTAGAGGAGTATGAGGAGCTTACCTGGAGGTGA
- a CDS encoding ABC transporter ATP-binding protein, with amino-acid sequence MSEYAVECKDIAKNYGHIHALRSVSLKIKPGEIVGVLGHNGAGKSTFLKIIGTQLMPSRGTAHILGKDVERERKEVRRSVGFLGHLSFMYDELTVEENLQFYGQMFEINKADLKRRIEEVINLVNLDRYRAVEVKKLSHGLRKRSDLARIFLHSPKVIILDEPFSGLDEAAVKLLINSLKSQGEGTTILLSSHEFDLVKGTCNRTMVFRDGRVASDTGGS; translated from the coding sequence ATGAGCGAATATGCGGTTGAGTGCAAAGATATTGCCAAGAACTACGGGCATATCCACGCGTTGCGTAGTGTCAGCCTTAAGATTAAGCCGGGAGAAATCGTGGGGGTCCTTGGGCATAACGGCGCCGGCAAATCCACCTTTCTCAAGATCATCGGAACCCAGCTTATGCCTTCGAGGGGAACCGCCCACATACTTGGGAAGGATGTTGAGAGGGAGCGTAAAGAGGTTAGGAGAAGCGTCGGATTCCTCGGACACCTAAGCTTCATGTATGATGAGCTAACAGTCGAGGAGAACCTCCAGTTCTACGGCCAAATGTTCGAAATCAACAAAGCTGATTTGAAGAGAAGAATCGAGGAGGTCATAAATCTTGTTAACTTGGACCGATACAGAGCAGTTGAGGTGAAGAAGCTCTCACACGGACTCCGTAAGAGATCAGACCTCGCCCGCATATTCCTTCACTCACCCAAAGTCATAATCCTAGACGAACCGTTCTCCGGGTTAGACGAGGCCGCAGTGAAGCTTCTGATTAACAGCCTGAAGAGTCAAGGAGAAGGCACCACAATCCTCCTCTCATCACACGAATTCGACTTGGTGAAGGGAACCTGCAACAGAACAATGGTCTTCCGCGACGGACGGGTAGCCAGCGACACAGGGGGCAGCTAA
- a CDS encoding heme exporter protein CcmB, producing MGLLQESLQIARRDLLIESRRAYEILSTIFFTVSAVILSSISWGTPISITIEEGAAAIWIIIFFTSILSFTTSFAREMDRGTIGGLRTIPCTPFAILLGKVIYTIVLLLLVLVILTPLSIVFLNIQPSARIFELLLVLVVGVVDLAFAGSVVSSIVMYSEGKTLLLPFLLFPVSMPIFVPALLASEKVLRGLPFTEYSGELRLLGAFLVLVTMISVFAFEAILEE from the coding sequence ATGGGGCTTCTACAGGAATCACTGCAGATCGCTAGACGCGACCTACTTATCGAGTCGAGACGCGCCTACGAGATACTGTCAACCATCTTCTTCACTGTAAGCGCAGTCATTCTGTCCAGCATCTCATGGGGAACCCCTATCTCAATAACAATCGAGGAAGGCGCAGCAGCAATCTGGATCATCATCTTCTTCACAAGCATCCTCTCATTCACAACATCCTTCGCCAGAGAAATGGATCGAGGCACCATCGGAGGCTTAAGAACCATCCCGTGCACACCCTTCGCAATCCTACTGGGCAAAGTCATCTACACGATCGTGCTTCTACTCCTAGTACTCGTAATCCTAACTCCGCTGTCAATCGTCTTCCTGAACATCCAGCCCTCCGCAAGAATATTCGAGCTCCTACTAGTACTGGTCGTAGGAGTAGTCGACCTAGCCTTCGCAGGCTCAGTCGTCTCAAGCATCGTAATGTACTCAGAAGGAAAAACACTGCTACTACCCTTCCTCCTATTCCCAGTCTCAATGCCAATCTTCGTCCCAGCACTCCTCGCCAGCGAAAAAGTCCTACGAGGCCTACCCTTCACAGAATACTCAGGAGAACTCAGACTTCTAGGAGCATTCCTGGTACTAGTAACCATGATATCGGTCTTCGCATTCGAAGCAATCCTAGAAGAATAG
- a CDS encoding cytochrome c-type biogenesis protein CcmH, protein MNRAKATGIIVIILALPLISLFSMSLVMPMAQAQGKPNLDSMAKDFYCTCGCNYILGTCESQMTCDVAKSLKAEISSYIQKGMSRDDIINAMTSKYGNTVLATPKAEGFNLALWWYPAAGGIVGIIAIAFLARRRSSGNWRIDPDEVPALNEEELLRQIDIDKSNAETPVTKKYEDILKEKLAGKKYDDMLKDKRKASKSKSKSKPTKEE, encoded by the coding sequence TTGAACAGAGCTAAGGCTACAGGTATCATCGTCATCATACTTGCACTCCCACTCATCTCACTTTTCAGTATGTCTCTGGTTATGCCTATGGCTCAAGCTCAGGGAAAACCCAATCTCGACTCAATGGCGAAGGACTTCTACTGCACCTGCGGATGCAACTATATTCTCGGGACCTGTGAAAGCCAGATGACCTGCGATGTTGCTAAAAGTTTGAAGGCGGAGATCTCAAGTTATATTCAGAAGGGTATGAGCCGTGACGACATAATCAACGCGATGACCAGCAAATACGGCAACACCGTGCTTGCTACTCCTAAAGCCGAAGGCTTCAACCTAGCTCTCTGGTGGTATCCAGCGGCAGGCGGAATCGTAGGTATCATCGCAATCGCTTTCCTAGCTAGAAGACGCAGCAGCGGTAACTGGCGCATCGACCCTGATGAGGTGCCTGCGCTGAACGAAGAGGAGCTGTTGCGGCAAATCGACATCGATAAAAGCAACGCCGAAACCCCGGTAACAAAGAAGTACGAAGACATCCTGAAAGAAAAGCTAGCGGGAAAGAAGTACGACGATATGCTGAAGGACAAACGGAAAGCATCGAAATCGAAGTCAAAGTCAAAGCCTACGAAAGAAGAGTAA
- the ccsA gene encoding cytochrome c biogenesis protein CcsA, with amino-acid sequence MDIGYSALAVALIASAISFVSFIRYLRKQDESQYSFARIALVIQTGLLTGAISLLLYYFLIHDFNVEYVALYSERSLPLEYTISALWGGASGSLLLWAWLLSLFMTTIALRERKDRLTGYALGVMLTINLFFLSLLVTLNNPFNRLTFTPADGNGLNPLLVNPGMLFHPPTLFIGYAGFTIPFAFAIAGLLAESELWIFRVRKWMIFAWLFLGFGIFLGGWWSYTVLGWGGYWAWDPVENSSLVPWLLATALLHSVMLQESRRAMKLWNILLSIGTFETVVLATFLTRSGVISSVHAFGESGVGPIYTAYLVIMLAVSLGILAFRFDQVKSMNVFQSATGRETSFLFNNLLFVVMGLTVVWGTLFPMINEAVTHSKMSVGPGFYSTIAPWIILSLAVLMGVCIVLRWGATSTGDLVSKLRFPLIAGVATLPVMYFLGFTNPGSLTGFTVAVFAVALHVEDYLVDAKEYAGKKKVSFFNSMLHLILVRRRRYGGYIVHFSMIIIFIGLLGTNFYETSHSVTLQKNMPTTVGEYTFTYDGMTVTKDTTQTDYSVKLYVSDGSFKDPLTARLTNSSKAESTIVHVGVLSRPFQDVYVIPDAVDPNAATVTINYNPLISFIWYGFAITVVGVIVCLLPRRIGGPKLEQS; translated from the coding sequence TTGGATATCGGTTATTCAGCTCTTGCGGTTGCGTTAATAGCTTCGGCCATCTCATTCGTTTCGTTCATCCGCTACCTTCGAAAGCAGGATGAGTCGCAGTACAGCTTCGCCAGAATAGCGCTTGTTATTCAGACCGGGCTACTTACCGGCGCGATCTCGCTGCTGCTTTACTACTTCCTGATACATGACTTCAACGTCGAGTATGTTGCTCTTTACTCGGAGCGAAGTCTCCCTCTGGAATACACGATCAGCGCGTTATGGGGGGGAGCATCAGGCTCGCTTCTGCTGTGGGCGTGGCTTCTCTCTCTATTCATGACCACTATTGCTCTGAGAGAACGGAAGGATCGGTTAACCGGTTACGCCTTAGGTGTAATGTTGACGATTAACCTCTTCTTCCTCTCTCTACTCGTTACTCTCAACAACCCGTTCAATCGTCTCACATTTACGCCGGCTGACGGTAACGGTCTGAATCCGCTGCTGGTTAATCCGGGAATGCTTTTCCACCCACCGACTCTATTCATCGGGTACGCAGGTTTCACAATACCGTTCGCCTTCGCCATAGCAGGACTTCTTGCAGAGAGCGAGCTGTGGATTTTCCGCGTCAGGAAGTGGATGATCTTCGCTTGGCTCTTCCTTGGCTTTGGAATTTTCTTAGGCGGATGGTGGTCGTACACGGTCTTAGGTTGGGGTGGCTACTGGGCGTGGGATCCGGTTGAGAACTCCTCTCTGGTGCCTTGGCTGTTAGCGACTGCTCTTCTGCACAGCGTTATGCTTCAAGAAAGCAGAAGGGCGATGAAGCTCTGGAACATTCTGCTTAGCATCGGCACCTTTGAGACGGTTGTTCTAGCGACCTTTCTGACTAGGAGCGGCGTCATCTCATCAGTCCATGCCTTCGGAGAGTCAGGCGTAGGTCCTATCTACACTGCGTATCTAGTCATAATGCTTGCGGTTTCTCTGGGAATACTTGCCTTCAGGTTTGATCAGGTGAAGAGTATGAATGTCTTCCAGTCAGCTACAGGTAGAGAGACATCATTCCTGTTCAACAATCTGCTCTTCGTAGTCATGGGTTTAACAGTAGTGTGGGGAACACTATTCCCGATGATCAACGAGGCTGTTACACACAGCAAGATGAGCGTAGGCCCAGGTTTCTACAGCACAATCGCCCCGTGGATAATCCTCTCATTAGCCGTGCTTATGGGGGTCTGCATCGTTCTGCGTTGGGGTGCAACCAGCACCGGTGATCTTGTCAGCAAATTGAGGTTCCCGCTGATAGCTGGTGTAGCTACTCTGCCGGTGATGTATTTCCTCGGTTTCACCAACCCCGGCTCCTTAACAGGCTTCACTGTGGCTGTCTTTGCAGTCGCGCTGCACGTTGAAGATTACTTGGTCGATGCGAAGGAATACGCTGGTAAGAAGAAGGTAAGTTTCTTCAACTCGATGCTTCACCTAATTCTGGTTAGGCGTCGACGATACGGTGGCTACATAGTGCACTTCAGCATGATCATAATCTTCATCGGGTTACTCGGAACAAACTTCTATGAGACAAGTCACTCAGTTACGCTTCAGAAAAATATGCCTACAACAGTCGGTGAGTACACCTTCACTTACGATGGAATGACCGTCACAAAGGATACCACTCAAACTGACTACAGTGTGAAACTGTATGTAAGTGACGGCAGCTTCAAAGATCCATTGACGGCGAGATTAACCAATAGCAGCAAAGCTGAGTCCACGATAGTTCACGTAGGTGTTTTGAGCCGACCATTCCAAGATGTCTACGTGATACCTGATGCTGTCGATCCAAACGCTGCAACAGTAACTATTAATTATAACCCATTAATCAGTTTCATATGGTATGGCTTCGCCATCACCGTTGTCGGAGTCATCGTCTGCCTACTTCCTAGAAGGATTGGAGGGCCTAAACTTGAACAGAGCTAA
- a CDS encoding cytochrome c maturation protein CcmE, producing the protein MSKIKQMNKVKLLAIVALPVIFVVLVSGVFSQNVSPYVSVSQVKQGNMVQRNIQVYGQAIIETINYNRDTNILSFDLTDGNNTVTVQYHGIVNNLQNSTEVVAIGEYKGGIVQAEKILVKCPSKYESAAKEG; encoded by the coding sequence ATGAGCAAGATTAAGCAGATGAACAAGGTTAAGCTTCTAGCGATTGTTGCGCTACCTGTGATCTTTGTTGTGCTAGTCTCGGGTGTATTTAGCCAAAACGTCTCTCCCTATGTCAGCGTAAGTCAAGTTAAACAAGGCAACATGGTGCAGCGTAACATCCAAGTGTATGGGCAAGCAATAATTGAAACAATCAACTACAATCGAGACACAAACATTCTGTCGTTCGATTTAACTGATGGAAACAACACTGTGACCGTGCAGTACCATGGGATAGTCAACAATCTTCAGAACTCCACCGAAGTAGTAGCTATAGGCGAGTACAAGGGTGGCATCGTCCAAGCGGAAAAAATCTTGGTGAAATGCCCGTCAAAGTATGAGTCCGCCGCGAAGGAGGGTTAA
- a CDS encoding phosphate uptake regulator PhoU has translation MGEIRKIQQVGHSTLVVTIPKKWADEMNLRAGQQVSLEREIDGSIRIYTREAVKKGGSTCSINVDEFNATEMLVRALIGVYLSGRNTIRVYSEKGIEPSFTNQIRCVTQSLTGLGIIEQTSNEVVIHDILDSTKFPFENLIRHMFKIISFIEEILAKTLDQVDNRLSGEITNLEVEIDRVYWLAVRQLLLVVRDSNVGEKIGIPSLSDAVGYTIVVKCLEEIADHYDDIGKTVSRAIDNGLDAKNKNLKEVKRHFTQLYGMGDEVLQTLLAKDGFRANDMINTIENILKETNNTSKSILQQKTKEEYDVELNSILLNLVEIARQNRNILETVINQCMNGFQDTRDSKTDGKRELIEA, from the coding sequence ATGGGAGAAATAAGGAAAATCCAGCAGGTTGGTCACTCAACACTCGTTGTAACAATCCCCAAAAAATGGGCCGATGAAATGAATCTGCGAGCAGGACAGCAGGTCAGCCTCGAACGCGAGATTGACGGCTCAATCCGAATATACACGAGAGAGGCTGTGAAGAAGGGTGGCTCCACATGCAGCATCAATGTGGACGAGTTTAATGCTACAGAAATGCTTGTCAGAGCACTGATAGGTGTCTACCTCTCAGGACGAAACACGATTAGAGTCTACTCAGAAAAAGGTATTGAACCGAGCTTTACCAACCAGATCCGATGCGTCACCCAGAGCTTAACAGGATTAGGAATAATCGAGCAGACCTCTAACGAGGTAGTTATTCACGACATACTTGACTCAACTAAGTTCCCGTTTGAAAACCTGATCCGGCACATGTTCAAGATCATCTCCTTCATCGAGGAGATCCTCGCGAAGACGCTTGACCAAGTTGACAACAGGTTATCAGGAGAGATCACTAACCTAGAGGTTGAGATCGATCGGGTGTATTGGCTGGCGGTGAGACAACTCCTGCTTGTTGTGCGAGACAGTAACGTAGGAGAGAAGATCGGGATACCTTCACTGTCAGATGCAGTCGGCTACACAATAGTCGTAAAGTGCCTTGAAGAGATAGCTGATCATTACGACGATATAGGGAAAACCGTATCGAGAGCGATTGACAACGGCCTTGATGCTAAGAATAAGAACCTGAAGGAGGTTAAACGGCATTTCACTCAGCTGTATGGGATGGGCGACGAGGTGCTGCAGACCCTTCTGGCTAAAGACGGCTTCCGCGCCAATGATATGATAAACACAATCGAGAACATTCTGAAGGAGACGAATAACACCTCAAAGAGCATTTTACAGCAGAAAACTAAAGAAGAATACGATGTCGAGCTTAACTCGATTCTCCTAAACCTAGTAGAAATAGCGCGGCAAAACCGCAACATCTTAGAAACTGTCATAAACCAGTGCATGAACGGTTTCCAAGATACCCGTGACTCGAAAACAGACGGCAAACGCGAACTCATCGAAGCATAA
- a CDS encoding bifunctional precorrin-2 dehydrogenase/sirohydrochlorin ferrochelatase: protein MLIDLFLKGQKTLIIGGGRVGERKTLQLLDAGAEVTVVSKEFTEKLIELSRAGEIKIEKTDVEKGLSAARIGFAPKVVIVSLDDQRLNRKVAEEAKANGALVCVVDDPSASDFAMPAVAKIGDIRVGVSTGGSSPAMAGVLRRRIEEMITESDVQMVELQKYARALAKEKIASQEERSRVLRRIIENTEVKKLLEEGRVDKAKRLAEKIITGTS from the coding sequence ATGCTGATAGATCTTTTCCTGAAGGGTCAGAAGACATTGATTATAGGCGGAGGCAGAGTCGGTGAGAGAAAGACACTGCAGCTCCTCGACGCTGGAGCTGAAGTTACGGTTGTCAGCAAAGAGTTCACCGAGAAGCTTATCGAACTGAGCCGAGCCGGCGAAATCAAGATAGAGAAGACGGATGTTGAGAAGGGATTATCAGCAGCCCGTATCGGCTTCGCTCCGAAGGTTGTGATAGTTTCACTTGACGACCAGCGGCTTAACAGGAAGGTGGCGGAGGAGGCTAAGGCTAACGGCGCGCTTGTCTGCGTGGTTGACGACCCATCTGCCAGCGACTTCGCGATGCCTGCAGTAGCTAAGATTGGAGATATCCGGGTCGGCGTATCAACCGGGGGAAGCAGCCCAGCGATGGCGGGAGTTTTGAGGCGGCGCATCGAGGAGATGATTACTGAAAGCGATGTGCAGATGGTGGAGTTGCAGAAGTACGCTCGCGCACTAGCTAAGGAGAAAATTGCCTCGCAGGAGGAGCGGAGCCGTGTTCTTCGCCGAATCATTGAGAATACCGAGGTGAAGAAGCTCCTTGAAGAGGGACGAGTGGATAAAGCTAAGAGGTTGGCGGAGAAGATTATAACAGGGACCAGCTAG
- the hemB gene encoding porphobilinogen synthase → MSYPEIRLRRLRRTEGVRRMVRQIRLSTDNLIHPIFVQEGVKKPVPISSMPGVYRLPLKGVEADAEEAVKLGIPAVILFGIPAQKDEVGSSAYDDNGIVQSAVKAIKARLGEKIVVITDLCLCEYTSHGHCGVLKNGAVVNDETLKLLGQTAVSQAKAGADIVAPSGMMDGQVYAIREALDDNGYTDTIIMAYSAKSASAFYSPFREAAESTPQVGDRRSYQMDYSNPDEAMREIELDIEEGADMIMVKPALAYLDLISRAKSLFEYPTAAYNVSGEYALVKAAAEKGWIDEKKIVLETLTAIRRAGADMILTYHAKDAARWLREDK, encoded by the coding sequence TTGAGCTATCCCGAGATTAGGTTGAGAAGGCTTAGACGGACTGAAGGAGTTCGAAGAATGGTTAGGCAGATACGACTCTCCACAGACAACTTGATTCACCCGATCTTTGTTCAAGAAGGCGTCAAGAAGCCTGTGCCGATATCTTCTATGCCCGGAGTATACCGGCTCCCGCTGAAAGGAGTTGAAGCGGATGCTGAGGAGGCGGTTAAGCTAGGTATCCCTGCAGTGATACTGTTCGGTATACCGGCTCAGAAGGATGAGGTGGGCTCATCTGCCTACGATGACAACGGGATTGTTCAGAGCGCCGTGAAAGCGATTAAGGCGAGGCTAGGCGAAAAAATTGTTGTAATCACAGACCTCTGCCTCTGCGAATACACTAGTCACGGTCACTGCGGAGTACTCAAGAATGGAGCAGTGGTTAACGACGAGACCCTGAAGCTGCTGGGACAGACCGCGGTGAGCCAAGCTAAGGCGGGTGCAGACATCGTGGCGCCTTCAGGCATGATGGATGGTCAAGTATACGCGATTAGAGAGGCGTTAGACGACAACGGCTACACGGATACAATCATAATGGCCTACTCAGCTAAATCCGCTTCAGCCTTCTACTCACCCTTCAGAGAAGCCGCTGAATCCACTCCACAAGTAGGGGATCGACGAAGCTACCAGATGGACTACTCAAACCCTGATGAGGCGATGCGTGAAATCGAGCTTGACATAGAGGAAGGAGCCGACATGATTATGGTTAAACCAGCTCTTGCCTATCTCGACCTTATCAGCCGCGCTAAAAGCCTCTTCGAATACCCGACTGCAGCCTACAATGTGAGCGGCGAATACGCGCTTGTAAAAGCTGCTGCTGAGAAAGGCTGGATAGATGAGAAGAAAATAGTCCTAGAAACGTTAACCGCGATAAGGCGAGCAGGAGCCGACATGATCCTCACCTATCACGCGAAGGACGCGGCTAGATGGCTCCGCGAAGACAAATAG
- a CDS encoding M48 family metalloprotease, giving the protein MQRLSFQDEIARNKRNSIVLIASAIVFLIGLVYFFGYIFAPGYLLFILPFASIFVLIYIYGDYMYGDRIVLSAVHAQPAEGREYQYLRDTVEGLSIAAGIPPPKIYVMQSDEINAFATGRDPQHASVAVTTGALSNLNRQELEGVLAHELSHVRNRDILFATLIAVVVGLAAIISQIILRSFLWGGGPRGRSDERRGGGGLPIVIIIIIGLILAVVAPLLVRLIQFAISRRREYLADASGAELTRYPEGLASALEKIMNRNKSNMDVSEAVSHLFFTDPRRTSLDSLFDTHPPIAERIKRLRAM; this is encoded by the coding sequence ATGCAGCGCCTCAGCTTTCAGGATGAAATAGCTAGGAACAAACGTAACTCTATCGTACTGATAGCCTCGGCCATAGTCTTCCTCATAGGGCTAGTGTACTTCTTCGGCTACATCTTCGCTCCAGGCTACCTACTCTTCATTCTGCCCTTCGCCAGCATATTCGTTCTTATCTACATCTACGGCGACTACATGTACGGAGACCGAATTGTGCTCTCCGCTGTTCACGCGCAGCCCGCTGAAGGTAGAGAGTATCAGTATCTCAGAGACACGGTTGAGGGGCTGAGTATAGCAGCAGGGATTCCTCCACCCAAAATCTACGTGATGCAGAGTGATGAGATTAACGCCTTCGCCACCGGCAGAGATCCTCAGCACGCAAGTGTAGCGGTGACAACAGGTGCGTTGAGCAATCTGAATAGGCAGGAGCTGGAGGGGGTGCTGGCTCATGAACTATCTCATGTCAGGAACAGAGATATTCTCTTCGCGACCCTCATCGCGGTTGTAGTGGGTCTCGCCGCGATAATAAGCCAAATCATCCTGAGATCTTTTCTCTGGGGTGGCGGGCCACGCGGAAGATCTGATGAGCGGCGAGGCGGAGGCGGATTACCGATCGTGATAATAATCATAATCGGGTTAATTCTGGCTGTTGTAGCGCCTCTTCTGGTGCGGTTGATTCAGTTCGCGATCAGCCGTAGACGTGAGTACTTGGCTGACGCATCAGGCGCGGAGCTCACACGATACCCTGAGGGTCTCGCCTCAGCTCTGGAGAAAATTATGAATAGGAATAAGAGCAACATGGATGTAAGCGAAGCTGTAAGCCATTTGTTCTTCACGGATCCGCGGCGCACCTCCCTCGACAGTCTATTCGACACGCACCCACCTATAGCGGAGCGCATCAAAAGACTCAGAGCGATGTAG
- a CDS encoding LemA family protein has product MRSDGMDWFSLALGGVATLLVVILVAVLLYYYNSINVLSNRIEEAWAQIDVQLKKRYDLVPNLVETVKGYAKHEREIFEKVSEARERMVSGGSREERMGASNELTGALRTLFAVAENYPQLRASENFKLLQEQLEGIENKIAYARQYYNSSVLNFNNMISTIPGKWFAGGRQKHVFLEIPEEERKPVKVEF; this is encoded by the coding sequence ATGCGTAGTGATGGTATGGACTGGTTTAGCCTAGCTTTGGGCGGTGTCGCTACCCTGCTAGTTGTGATACTGGTAGCGGTTCTGCTCTACTACTACAACAGTATCAACGTGCTCTCGAACAGGATTGAGGAGGCTTGGGCTCAGATAGATGTGCAGCTGAAGAAACGCTACGATCTTGTCCCCAACCTCGTTGAGACCGTTAAAGGATATGCGAAGCATGAGAGAGAAATCTTCGAGAAGGTAAGTGAAGCCCGGGAGCGGATGGTGAGCGGCGGCAGCAGAGAGGAGCGTATGGGCGCGTCGAACGAGCTGACAGGCGCTCTTCGCACACTGTTCGCGGTAGCAGAGAACTATCCGCAGCTCAGGGCAAGCGAGAACTTCAAGCTCTTGCAGGAGCAGCTCGAAGGCATCGAGAACAAAATAGCTTATGCGCGTCAGTACTACAACAGTTCAGTGCTTAACTTCAACAACATGATTTCGACGATACCGGGTAAATGGTTCGCCGGGGGCAGACAGAAACACGTCTTCCTCGAGATACCTGAAGAGGAAAGGAAGCCGGTTAAAGTAGAGTTCTAA